In the genome of Vicia villosa cultivar HV-30 ecotype Madison, WI linkage group LG7, Vvil1.0, whole genome shotgun sequence, one region contains:
- the LOC131616803 gene encoding MLP-like protein 43 — MVLFGKLSTELGIKAPIDIFFNYFVTQLHEAQVHCERVHHTKLHEGEDWHHTDTVKHWTYVIDGEVHTCYDSLEEVDEQNKKITWKLFGGDIDKHYKVFKLTLQVIDKADDGTAVAKWAIEYEKLNEDIDPPNGWMEYLSKCTRDIDAHLSKATTARKD; from the exons ATGGTGCTATTTGGTAAACTTAGTACTGAGCTTGGGATCAAAGCACCCATTGATATATTCTTCAATTACTTTGTAACACAACTTCACGAAGCGCAAGTCCATTGTGAAAGAGTTCATCATACCAAGCTGCATGAAGGTGAAGACTGGCACCACACTGATACAGTTAAACACTGGACTTATGTCATAG ATGGTGAGGTACACACATGCTATGATAGTCTTGAAGAAGTTGATGAACAGAACAAAAAAATCACTTGGAAGTTATTTGGTGGAGATATTGATAAGCACTATAAGGTCTTTAAGCTAACCCTTCAAGTAATTGATAAGGCTGATGATGGAACTGCTGTTGCTAAATGGGCTATTGAATATGAGAAACTCAATGAGGATATTGACCCTCCAAATGGATGGATGGAGTACCTTAGCAAATGCACTAGAGATATTGATGCTCATCTTTCCAAGGCAACGACCGCTCGAAAAGATTAA